Proteins from one Cryomorphaceae bacterium genomic window:
- a CDS encoding LuxR family transcriptional regulator, producing the protein MSVENNLSNKERDVADCLTRGMTNLQIAQACDITENTVKTHLKSIFKKLGVENRTQAVLTLLNPS; encoded by the coding sequence ATGTCTGTTGAAAATAATCTCAGCAATAAAGAGCGTGATGTGGCAGATTGCCTCACCCGTGGCATGACCAATTTGCAAATTGCACAGGCCTGCGATATCACCGAGAATACGGTAAAAACCCACCTCAAAAGCATCTTCAAAAAGCTGGGTGTCGAAAATCGCACCCAGGCTGTTTTGACCTTGCTCAATCCATCATGA
- a CDS encoding DNA-binding response regulator, translating to MSRKYDILIVEDEPLIAEDIQGYLEESGFTVVGIANSGAAALKLLENHRPDALLLDINLGSPPDGIELAGIVREKYKLPFVYLTSHSDKSTLERAKKTFPAGYLLKPFDGYDLMTSLEVALYNHFNMNGAQSAPLSLHQINDKLPTALSEREFELMQLLQTGKTNREIGEELFISVNTVKTHLQNLFDKLDVHNRTQAMFRIRELIEN from the coding sequence GTGAGTAGAAAATACGATATCCTGATTGTGGAAGATGAGCCGCTCATCGCCGAAGATATTCAGGGATACCTGGAGGAAAGTGGTTTTACGGTAGTGGGCATTGCCAATAGTGGTGCAGCGGCTCTCAAGCTGCTGGAAAATCATCGCCCTGACGCTTTATTGCTAGATATCAATCTGGGCAGTCCCCCCGACGGTATAGAACTCGCTGGCATTGTGCGCGAAAAGTACAAGCTGCCTTTTGTGTATCTCACAAGTCATTCGGACAAAAGTACCTTGGAGCGCGCCAAAAAAACTTTTCCAGCAGGATACCTCCTCAAACCTTTTGACGGGTACGACCTGATGACTTCTCTGGAGGTAGCGCTTTATAACCATTTCAATATGAACGGAGCCCAGTCGGCTCCATTGTCGTTGCATCAAATCAACGACAAATTGCCTACCGCCTTGAGCGAGCGCGAGTTTGAGCTGATGCAGTTGCTTCAAACCGGTAAAACCAACCGCGAAATCGGGGAGGAGCTATTCATCTCGGTGAATACCGTTAAAACGCACTTGCAGAACCTGTTTGATAAGCTGGATGTGCACAACCGAACACAGGCCATGTTCAGAATCAGGGAGCTGATTGAGAACTAG